A portion of the Flavobacterium magnum genome contains these proteins:
- a CDS encoding DUF6263 family protein codes for MKKFLSIIILLCCSCLMSAQKVQPKLNLAQGKTYNQNMKIDAEIEQSFAGQNLKMRMMADMQLSYKVNGIENGTFNLEARYRKMTLSMTMPQGNLSFDSEKKDTQDVFSTTLGAIIDKPFTMKMTSAGKVTEVSGIEAVFNAAISQLSQVDDMQKEQIMGQLEQSYGKESISKNMESSFAIYPSKPVAKGDKWTVMTVMAAGTNAQIETVYELADITPEYYLLKGNAKVTPGTAKSNEENEMTNVTGTMVSDLKLNKKTGWVAASTVVQEIKAVVRTEGEELPVSMKNTLTLSDH; via the coding sequence ATGAAAAAATTCCTTAGCATTATCATCCTACTTTGCTGCAGCTGCCTGATGTCCGCACAAAAAGTGCAGCCGAAGCTCAATCTGGCCCAGGGCAAAACCTATAACCAGAATATGAAGATCGACGCGGAAATCGAGCAGAGTTTTGCGGGACAGAACTTAAAAATGAGAATGATGGCCGACATGCAATTGTCCTATAAGGTCAACGGAATTGAAAACGGCACCTTCAATCTCGAAGCGCGTTACAGGAAAATGACGTTATCGATGACCATGCCTCAGGGAAATTTGAGCTTCGACTCTGAAAAAAAGGACACACAGGACGTTTTTTCTACGACACTCGGCGCCATCATTGACAAACCCTTTACGATGAAAATGACATCGGCGGGCAAAGTGACGGAAGTCAGCGGCATCGAGGCGGTTTTTAACGCAGCAATCAGCCAGCTCAGCCAGGTCGATGACATGCAGAAAGAACAGATCATGGGCCAGCTCGAACAGTCTTACGGCAAGGAGTCCATCAGCAAAAACATGGAATCCTCATTTGCCATTTATCCCTCGAAGCCCGTGGCGAAGGGCGACAAGTGGACGGTGATGACCGTTATGGCAGCAGGCACGAACGCGCAAATCGAGACCGTATATGAATTGGCGGACATCACGCCTGAGTATTATCTGCTTAAAGGCAATGCGAAGGTTACGCCCGGAACTGCGAAATCTAATGAAGAAAACGAGATGACCAACGTCACCGGCACAATGGTTTCGGATCTTAAACTGAACAAAAAAACCGGTTGGGTTGCCGCATCGACGGTGGTGCAGGAAATCAAGGCCGTGGTCAGGACGGAAGGGGAAGAGCTTCCCGTTTCGATGAAAAACACACTTACATTATCTGACCATTAA
- a CDS encoding amidohydrolase translates to MKAALIQATLIWENAEANRKHFQQMIDSIIESVDLIVLPEMFTTGFSMAPEHAGETMEGETVRWMKALARSKNAAVTGSVIIVENAKFYNRLLFVHPSGEIHTYDKRHLFSLAGEDKVYTKGQQRLIIDYRGFRICPLVCYDLRFPVFSRNTENFDVLLYVANWPKPRINAWDALLKARAIENMCYVIGVNRVGEDANNHNYIGHSQAFDFLGNPLCGVTEKETVLIAEMQKGPMLDVRAKMSFLDDRDRFDIVF, encoded by the coding sequence ATGAAAGCAGCGCTGATTCAAGCCACACTGATCTGGGAAAATGCCGAAGCAAACCGAAAGCACTTTCAGCAAATGATTGATTCCATCATCGAAAGTGTGGATTTGATCGTACTTCCTGAAATGTTTACGACGGGTTTCTCGATGGCCCCTGAGCATGCGGGCGAAACGATGGAGGGCGAAACGGTTCGATGGATGAAGGCACTCGCCAGGTCCAAAAATGCCGCTGTTACGGGAAGCGTCATCATCGTGGAAAATGCCAAGTTTTACAATCGGCTGTTATTCGTACATCCTTCCGGGGAAATCCACACCTACGACAAAAGGCATCTGTTTTCGCTGGCAGGCGAAGACAAAGTATACACAAAGGGGCAACAACGCCTGATCATCGATTACCGCGGCTTTCGGATATGCCCACTGGTGTGTTACGACCTTCGCTTTCCTGTGTTCTCAAGAAATACTGAGAATTTCGACGTCCTGCTGTATGTCGCCAATTGGCCCAAGCCACGAATCAACGCCTGGGATGCGCTGTTGAAGGCGCGTGCCATCGAGAATATGTGTTATGTAATCGGTGTGAACCGCGTCGGGGAAGATGCCAACAACCACAACTACATAGGGCATTCACAGGCTTTTGATTTCCTTGGGAATCCATTGTGCGGGGTTACTGAAAAAGAAACGGTCCTCATTGCGGAAATGCAAAAAGGACCGATGCTGGATGTGCGCGCTAAGATGTCATTTCTCGATGACCGTGACCGATTTGATATCGTATTTTAA